A single region of the Vagococcus teuberi genome encodes:
- the serS gene encoding serine--tRNA ligase, with the protein MLDLKFIRQNTELVKEKLMTRGVEGEKIDDFVRLDQERRDNLVKVETLKKHRNDVSQDIAKLKRERQNADDKIQEMKQVSEDIKVLDKHIHTIDEQLEYIAHTLPNLPAEGVPVGNNEDENIELRKWETPKQFDFEAKPHWEVAEELDILDFERGAKVSGSRFLFYKGAGARLERAVYNLMLDTHIYEHGYTEMIPPYIVNDKSMFGTGQFPKFKEDVFQLENSNYTLIPTAEVPLTNYYRDEILDNDTLPVYFTALSPAFRSEAGSAGRDTRGLIRLHQFNKVEMVKFSKPETSYEELEKMTNNAEAILQKLNLPYRVIILCTGDMGFSAAKTYDIEVWIPTQETYREISSCSNCEDFQARRAKIRYRDEEEKVQYVHTLNGSGLAVGRTVAAILENYQNEDGSVTIPEALVPYMGGMTKITK; encoded by the coding sequence ATGTTAGATTTAAAATTTATACGTCAGAATACTGAATTAGTCAAAGAAAAACTAATGACACGTGGTGTTGAAGGAGAAAAGATTGATGATTTTGTTCGTCTTGACCAAGAACGCCGTGATAACTTAGTAAAAGTCGAAACATTAAAAAAACATCGTAACGATGTATCACAAGATATCGCAAAATTAAAACGTGAAAGACAAAATGCTGATGATAAAATTCAAGAAATGAAACAAGTTAGTGAAGATATAAAAGTGCTGGATAAGCATATCCATACCATTGATGAACAACTAGAGTATATCGCTCATACCTTACCTAACTTACCAGCCGAAGGAGTTCCCGTTGGTAATAACGAAGATGAAAATATTGAATTAAGAAAATGGGAAACACCAAAACAATTTGATTTTGAGGCTAAGCCTCATTGGGAAGTTGCGGAAGAATTAGATATTCTTGATTTCGAACGTGGGGCTAAGGTTTCTGGTAGTCGATTCCTTTTCTATAAAGGTGCCGGAGCAAGATTAGAACGTGCCGTATATAACCTAATGCTAGATACTCATATCTATGAACACGGGTATACTGAAATGATTCCACCATACATTGTTAATGACAAATCAATGTTTGGTACTGGACAATTCCCTAAATTTAAAGAAGATGTTTTCCAATTAGAAAACTCAAATTACACATTAATCCCAACAGCAGAAGTACCATTAACAAACTATTATCGTGATGAAATCTTAGATAATGATACCTTACCTGTTTACTTCACTGCTTTAAGTCCTGCTTTTCGTTCAGAAGCTGGTAGTGCTGGTAGAGATACTCGCGGTTTGATTAGATTACATCAATTCAACAAAGTGGAAATGGTGAAATTTAGTAAACCGGAAACATCTTATGAAGAATTAGAAAAAATGACAAATAATGCTGAAGCTATTCTACAGAAATTAAATTTACCATATCGTGTAATTATTTTATGTACAGGTGATATGGGGTTCTCAGCAGCGAAAACATATGATATCGAAGTTTGGATTCCAACTCAAGAAACATATCGTGAAATCAGTTCTTGTTCTAACTGTGAGGATTTCCAAGCAAGACGTGCGAAAATTCGTTACAGAGACGAAGAAGAGAAAGTGCAATACGTTCATACACTTAATGGATCAGGTTTAGCGGTCGGACGTACTGTTGCAGCTATTTTAGAGAACTACCAAAATGAGGATGGTAGTGTGACTATACCAGAAGCACTTGTACCTTACATGGGTGGTATGACTAAAATTACGAAATAA
- a CDS encoding DUF1129 domain-containing protein, with protein sequence MSELTNEELQQKVAENRELEKKLTKKNDQFIFDLKKILDEEGVEVDERQKIETFNTMLKELVEGQKTGLTAKHLYGTPTEAVVFITTKPAAPLKTNFGSMWLDNSLLLFTFLSVMTGILTMVSRSPQPTQGILSITIGAMSGGLSFYLIYRYIYIYDMPGADRSKRPGVWKTGGIMALCFIPWLMIFSLSAFIPHAINPSLDPVLTLILGVVAFGIRYLLKKKYNIQGSMFLRP encoded by the coding sequence ATGTCTGAGTTAACAAATGAAGAATTGCAACAAAAAGTTGCAGAAAACCGTGAATTAGAAAAAAAATTAACTAAAAAAAATGATCAGTTTATATTTGATTTAAAAAAGATACTTGATGAAGAAGGCGTAGAAGTTGATGAACGCCAAAAAATAGAAACATTCAATACTATGTTAAAAGAACTTGTAGAAGGACAAAAAACTGGTCTGACAGCGAAACACTTATATGGTACGCCAACAGAAGCTGTTGTATTTATAACAACAAAGCCAGCAGCACCACTTAAAACTAATTTTGGTTCGATGTGGTTAGATAATAGCTTATTGCTATTTACTTTTTTATCAGTTATGACAGGTATCTTAACCATGGTATCTAGATCACCACAACCGACACAAGGCATATTAAGTATCACGATTGGTGCGATGTCAGGTGGTCTATCATTTTACTTAATCTATCGTTATATTTATATATACGATATGCCAGGAGCTGATAGAAGTAAACGACCTGGTGTATGGAAGACAGGTGGGATTATGGCACTATGTTTTATCCCGTGGTTAATGATTTTTTCATTATCTGCGTTTATCCCACATGCAATCAATCCTTCACTTGACCCAGTTTTAACGCTTATTTTAGGTGTGGTAGCATTTGGTATCCGTTACTTATTAAAGAAAAAATACAATATTCAAGGAAGTATGTTCTTACGTCCTTAA
- the ychF gene encoding redox-regulated ATPase YchF encodes MSLTAGIVGLPNVGKSTLFNAITKAGAEAANYPFATIDPNVGMVEVPDYRLEELTKLVKPKKTVPATFEFTDIAGIVRGASKGEGLGNKFLSHIRQVDAICHVVRCFDDDNITHVEGRVDPLADIDTINLELVLADLESVDKRLARVSKIAKTKDKEAVAELAVLEKIKPVLEEGKSARSIEFTDDELPIVKGLFLLTTKPVLYVANVAEDEIADVENNNYVKQVKEFAATENAEVITVCARAEEEIAELDEDDKKDFLEALGIEESGLDKLIRTAYHLLGLATYFTAGEQEVRAWTFKVGMKAPECAGIIHTDFERGFIRAETVSFIDLKEYGSMSAAKDAGRVRLEGKDYVVQDGDVMLFRFNV; translated from the coding sequence ATGTCATTAACAGCCGGAATAGTTGGGTTACCTAATGTTGGAAAATCAACTTTATTTAATGCAATTACAAAAGCGGGTGCAGAAGCGGCTAACTATCCTTTTGCAACGATTGATCCAAATGTGGGAATGGTGGAAGTACCAGATTATCGTTTGGAAGAATTAACAAAATTAGTAAAACCTAAAAAAACAGTACCTGCAACATTTGAGTTTACTGACATTGCAGGGATTGTTAGAGGAGCAAGTAAAGGTGAAGGGTTAGGAAATAAATTCTTAAGTCACATTCGTCAAGTTGATGCTATCTGTCATGTCGTGCGTTGTTTTGATGATGATAACATCACACACGTTGAAGGTCGTGTTGATCCATTAGCAGATATTGATACGATTAATTTAGAGTTAGTGTTAGCGGATTTAGAATCAGTTGACAAACGTTTAGCTCGTGTCTCAAAAATAGCTAAGACAAAAGATAAAGAAGCAGTAGCAGAACTAGCTGTTTTAGAAAAAATTAAGCCAGTATTGGAAGAAGGTAAATCTGCTAGATCGATTGAATTTACAGATGATGAATTACCAATTGTTAAAGGATTATTCCTATTAACAACTAAACCTGTACTATATGTAGCCAACGTGGCTGAAGATGAGATAGCAGATGTTGAAAATAATAATTATGTCAAACAAGTAAAAGAATTTGCAGCAACTGAAAATGCAGAAGTGATTACTGTATGTGCAAGAGCTGAAGAAGAAATAGCTGAACTTGATGAAGATGATAAAAAAGATTTCTTAGAAGCATTAGGTATTGAAGAATCAGGTTTAGATAAATTAATTCGTACAGCGTATCATTTATTAGGGTTAGCAACTTACTTTACAGCTGGAGAACAAGAAGTACGTGCTTGGACATTTAAAGTAGGGATGAAAGCACCCGAATGTGCGGGTATTATTCATACAGATTTCGAGCGTGGCTTTATCCGTGCTGAAACTGTATCGTTTATAGATTTAAAAGAATACGGCAGCATGAGTGCAGCAAAAGATGCTGGACGTGTACGTTTAGAAGGGAAAGATTACGTTGTACAAGATGGCGACGTAATGTTGTTCCGTTTTAATGTTTAA
- a CDS encoding DUF951 domain-containing protein, with protein sequence MYDLGDVVEMKKPHACQTNRWEIIRMGMDIKIRCLNCQHIVMMPRREFEKKMKKVLEKKED encoded by the coding sequence ATGTATGATTTAGGTGACGTTGTCGAGATGAAAAAACCACATGCCTGTCAAACGAATCGATGGGAAATAATTCGTATGGGAATGGATATCAAAATAAGATGCTTAAATTGTCAGCATATTGTCATGATGCCTCGACGAGAATTTGAGAAGAAAATGAAAAAAGTGTTGGAGAAGAAAGAAGACTAA
- a CDS encoding ParB/RepB/Spo0J family partition protein, which produces MSKPNKGLGRGIDALFQDLSTIEEVDIQSETVQDLPLSDLRPNPYQPRKTFDEKALEELADSIKQSGVFQPIIVRKSSVKGYEIIAGERRFRASKLAGKETIPAIVREFDEARMMQVAVLENLQREDLNPLEEAEAYEMLMKNLDLTQVELSEKLGKSRPYIANYLRLLSLPKVVKDLVQNESLSMGQARTLLGLKKKEDILIVANRAIKEGLTVRQLEQIVNQMNDVTKKDSSKKKEQTPKPYYITESEERLMDKFGTSVSIQEKEGKGKIEIEYLSNSDLTRILDILDIQFD; this is translated from the coding sequence GTGAGCAAGCCGAATAAAGGATTAGGACGAGGAATTGATGCATTATTTCAAGATTTATCAACAATAGAAGAGGTTGACATTCAATCTGAAACGGTTCAAGATTTGCCATTATCTGATTTGAGACCAAACCCATATCAACCTCGGAAAACATTTGATGAAAAAGCGTTAGAAGAATTAGCTGATTCGATTAAGCAATCAGGTGTATTTCAACCTATTATAGTGAGAAAGTCATCTGTTAAAGGATATGAAATTATTGCAGGTGAACGCCGTTTTAGAGCATCGAAACTTGCTGGTAAAGAAACAATCCCAGCGATTGTACGCGAGTTTGATGAAGCGCGTATGATGCAAGTGGCTGTATTAGAAAACTTGCAAAGAGAAGATTTAAATCCGTTAGAAGAAGCAGAAGCTTATGAAATGTTAATGAAAAATCTTGATTTAACACAGGTTGAGCTATCTGAAAAATTAGGAAAGAGTCGTCCATACATAGCAAATTACCTACGTTTATTAAGTTTGCCTAAAGTAGTGAAAGATTTAGTACAAAATGAATCTCTATCAATGGGACAAGCTAGAACGTTACTAGGATTGAAGAAAAAAGAAGATATTTTAATCGTAGCAAATAGGGCAATTAAAGAAGGATTAACAGTTCGACAATTGGAACAAATTGTCAACCAGATGAATGACGTGACTAAAAAAGACTCCTCTAAAAAGAAAGAACAGACTCCAAAGCCATACTATATCACTGAAAGTGAAGAGCGATTAATGGATAAATTTGGAACAAGTGTTAGTATTCAAGAAAAAGAAGGAAAAGGTAAAATAGAAATAGAATATTTATCTAATTCCGATTTGACTAGAATTTTAGATATTTTAGACATTCAATTTGATTAA
- a CDS encoding ParA family protein, with protein MARIISVANQKGGVGKTTTTVNLGACLAYEGKKVLLVDMDAQGNATSGIGIRKADVSQDIYDVLVNEVPITEVIQQTNREGMDIAPATIQLSGAEIELTSMMARESRLKLALKEVEDKYDYILIDCPPSLGHLTINSFTSSDSILIPVQCEYYALEGLSQLLNTIRLVQKHFNPDLRIEGVLLTMYDARTNLGSEVVEEVRTYFRERVYDTIIPRNVRLSEAPSHGKAIIDYDPKSRGAEVYQALAKEVMNREQAE; from the coding sequence ATGGCTAGAATTATTTCTGTAGCAAACCAAAAAGGTGGAGTTGGTAAAACGACCACTACAGTCAATCTTGGTGCGTGTTTAGCGTACGAAGGGAAAAAAGTATTATTAGTAGATATGGATGCACAAGGAAATGCGACAAGTGGTATAGGCATACGTAAAGCGGATGTATCTCAAGACATTTATGATGTCTTAGTTAATGAAGTTCCCATCACTGAAGTCATTCAACAAACAAATAGAGAAGGAATGGATATCGCACCAGCGACGATTCAACTATCTGGAGCAGAAATTGAGTTAACATCTATGATGGCAAGAGAATCAAGATTGAAACTCGCTCTAAAAGAAGTGGAAGATAAATATGATTATATATTAATTGATTGTCCACCATCGTTAGGCCATTTAACAATCAATTCATTTACATCGAGTGATTCCATTTTAATTCCTGTTCAGTGTGAATATTATGCACTAGAAGGATTAAGCCAATTGTTAAATACGATACGTTTAGTACAAAAACACTTTAATCCGGATTTACGTATAGAAGGTGTGTTGTTGACGATGTATGACGCTAGGACGAATTTAGGTTCAGAAGTAGTAGAAGAAGTTCGAACTTATTTTAGAGAGCGAGTATATGACACTATTATTCCAAGAAATGTAAGATTGTCTGAAGCACCTAGTCACGGTAAAGCGATTATTGATTATGATCCAAAATCTAGAGGTGCAGAAGTGTATCAAGCACTAGCAAAGGAAGTGATGAATCGTGAGCAAGCCGAATAA
- the rsmG gene encoding 16S rRNA (guanine(527)-N(7))-methyltransferase RsmG — MTPEEFKNSLKEHGIELNDEQMARYELYFKRLVEWNEKINLTAITEKEDVYLKHFYDSLTLAFERDMTRDGLSLCDVGSGAGFPSIPLKIAFPNMEISIVDSLNKRIKFLRELTNELGLEQVNLYHSRAEDFGQNKEFRETFDLVTARAVARLNVLAELCLPLVKKDGQFLAMKAAKSEEELVEAKKAIATLGGKVVSEHEVSLPITEDERFIIEIDKKKVTPNKYPRKAGLPNKKPLV; from the coding sequence ATGACCCCAGAAGAGTTTAAAAATAGTTTGAAAGAACATGGGATAGAGTTAAATGACGAGCAAATGGCTCGGTATGAATTGTATTTCAAACGGCTTGTTGAATGGAATGAGAAAATCAACTTAACAGCAATTACTGAAAAAGAAGATGTTTATTTAAAACACTTTTACGATTCACTAACATTAGCTTTTGAACGAGATATGACAAGAGATGGTTTAAGTTTATGTGATGTTGGATCAGGAGCAGGTTTTCCTAGTATACCACTAAAAATAGCTTTTCCTAATATGGAAATTTCAATTGTAGATTCTTTAAATAAGCGAATTAAATTTTTAAGAGAGCTTACTAACGAATTAGGATTAGAACAAGTTAATTTATATCATTCAAGAGCAGAGGATTTTGGACAAAATAAAGAATTTCGTGAAACATTTGATTTAGTGACAGCTAGAGCGGTAGCTAGGTTAAATGTGTTAGCAGAATTATGCTTACCGTTAGTAAAGAAAGACGGTCAATTTTTAGCGATGAAAGCTGCTAAAAGTGAGGAAGAATTAGTTGAAGCTAAAAAAGCAATAGCAACACTTGGTGGTAAAGTTGTATCAGAACATGAGGTTAGTTTGCCTATAACAGAAGATGAACGATTTATTATTGAAATAGATAAAAAGAAAGTTACACCAAATAAATATCCTCGTAAAGCAGGATTACCAAATAAAAAACCATTAGTATAA
- the mnmG gene encoding tRNA uridine-5-carboxymethylaminomethyl(34) synthesis enzyme MnmG — protein MENTEIRDYDVIVVGGGHAGSEASLAAARMGMSTLLVTLNLDMIGFMPCNPSIGGPAKGVVVREIDALGGEMGRNIDKTYIQMRMLNTGKGPAVRALRAQADKHAYQSELKHTLEKEDNLVVKQGIVEKLLVKDDVCYGVELSTGTQYTSKAVIITAGTALRGEIIIGELKYSSGPNNSLPSIGLANNLKEIGLEIERFKTGTPPRVKSSTIDYSVTEEQPGDKQPNHFSFESHDENYRTDQLPCWLTYTNLDTHTLIRDNLHRAPMFTGIVEGVGARYCPSIEDKIVRFSDKPRHQIFLEPEGEHTEEVYVQGLSTSLPEDVQKEMVQSIEGLEQAKIMRSGYAIEYDVVVPHQLRPTLETMKISGLYTAGQTNGTSGYEEAACQGLMAGINAALKIQGKEPFILKRSDAYIGVLIDDLVTKGTNEPYRLLTSRAEYRLLLRHDNADLRLTDMGYEIGLVDDTRFAQYQEKKEMVENELERLGKIRLKPTQEIQTFLEERGLAPLKDGILARDFLKRPEITYYDLSAFIPSPEKELPRYVIEQVEIQVKYEGYIKKAKDKVEKLKRMEAKRIPENIDYKAINSLATEAVQKLEKIRPETIAQASRISGVNPSDISILMVYIEQGKIAKIDSEKA, from the coding sequence ATGGAAAATACTGAAATAAGAGATTATGATGTCATTGTCGTCGGTGGTGGTCATGCGGGTTCTGAAGCGTCGTTAGCAGCAGCAAGAATGGGCATGAGTACGTTACTTGTGACATTGAATTTAGATATGATTGGTTTTATGCCATGTAATCCATCAATCGGAGGACCAGCTAAAGGAGTAGTGGTTCGCGAAATTGATGCGTTAGGTGGAGAGATGGGGAGAAATATTGATAAAACTTATATTCAAATGCGTATGCTCAACACAGGTAAAGGTCCAGCTGTAAGAGCCTTACGAGCACAGGCGGATAAACATGCATATCAATCTGAATTAAAACATACACTAGAAAAAGAAGATAATCTGGTAGTCAAACAAGGAATCGTTGAAAAATTATTAGTCAAAGATGATGTGTGTTATGGTGTTGAGTTAAGTACAGGAACACAATATACAAGTAAGGCAGTCATCATTACAGCAGGAACTGCTTTACGTGGAGAAATTATTATTGGTGAATTAAAATATTCATCAGGACCCAACAATTCACTACCGTCTATCGGATTAGCAAATAACTTAAAAGAGATTGGTTTAGAGATTGAACGATTCAAAACGGGCACACCACCGCGCGTAAAATCAAGCACAATTGATTATTCGGTGACAGAAGAACAACCAGGAGACAAGCAACCAAATCATTTTAGCTTTGAAAGTCATGATGAAAACTATCGGACAGATCAATTACCTTGTTGGTTAACTTACACGAATTTAGATACTCACACATTGATTCGTGATAATCTACACCGAGCACCTATGTTTACTGGGATTGTGGAAGGAGTGGGCGCAAGATATTGTCCATCCATTGAAGATAAAATTGTGCGTTTTAGTGATAAACCACGTCATCAAATCTTTTTAGAGCCAGAAGGAGAACATACTGAAGAAGTCTATGTACAAGGATTATCAACGTCATTACCAGAAGATGTGCAAAAAGAGATGGTTCAGAGTATTGAAGGGTTAGAACAAGCTAAAATTATGCGTAGTGGTTATGCGATTGAATATGATGTAGTTGTTCCACATCAATTACGTCCAACTCTTGAAACAATGAAAATCTCTGGTCTTTATACAGCGGGACAGACAAATGGAACATCAGGTTATGAAGAAGCGGCTTGTCAAGGGTTAATGGCAGGGATTAATGCTGCATTAAAGATTCAAGGTAAAGAACCATTTATCTTAAAAAGAAGTGATGCTTATATAGGTGTATTGATAGATGATTTAGTAACAAAAGGAACAAATGAGCCATATCGTTTATTAACATCTCGTGCTGAATATCGTTTACTATTACGTCATGATAATGCTGATTTACGTTTAACAGATATGGGGTATGAAATCGGGTTAGTTGATGATACGCGTTTTGCTCAGTATCAAGAGAAAAAAGAGATGGTAGAAAATGAATTAGAACGTTTAGGAAAGATTAGATTGAAGCCAACACAAGAAATCCAAACATTCCTTGAAGAAAGAGGATTGGCACCATTAAAAGATGGTATATTAGCTCGTGACTTTCTAAAACGACCTGAGATAACTTATTATGATTTGAGTGCGTTTATTCCAAGTCCTGAAAAAGAACTTCCGCGTTATGTGATTGAACAAGTGGAAATTCAAGTGAAGTATGAAGGGTACATCAAAAAAGCCAAAGATAAAGTTGAAAAATTAAAACGTATGGAAGCAAAACGTATCCCAGAAAATATTGATTATAAGGCAATAAACAGCTTAGCAACAGAAGCAGTTCAAAAATTAGAAAAAATCCGCCCTGAAACAATTGCTCAAGCAAGTCGAATAAGTGGCGTTAATCCTTCAGATATAAGTATTTTGATGGTTTATATCGAACAAGGTAAAATAGCAAAGATAGACAGTGAAAAGGCCTAG